The Ornithinibacillus sp. 4-3 region CATAAAACAATGACATATTTATACAAACGCGAACCATTTACAGACTTTACGCTGTCCCAGAACAAAAAGGAATTTCAAAATACTCTTGAAAAAATCGAAAAAGAGCTAGGTGTGCATCACGATATTTTAATTGATGGAGAACGGATAACAACAATTGATAAAATTACATCTTTTAACCCAGCAAATAAATATGAAATTGTTGGCACTGTAGGAAAGGCTGATACAGATCTTGCAGAGACAGCAATCATGTCTGCTAGAAAATCCTTTCAAGTTTGGAGAGATTGGCAAGTAAAGGATAGGGCAGGCATATTGTTTCGAACAGCAGCGATTATTCGTTATAGAAAACATGAATTTTCCGCTTACCTTGTCAAAGAGTCAGGAAAATCATGGCAGGAAGCTGATGCAGATGTAGCTCGAGGAATTGACTTTATGGAATATTATGGGAGGCAAATGATTGATTTAGAGGAAAGAGAAGAAATTAATAGATCTCTGATTAAATACAATCAATACCTTTATCAACCATTAGGGATCGCTGTTACAATTTCTTCAAGTTATTTTCCTTTTTCAACTATGGTACAAACTACTGTAGCTCCCCTAGTTACTGGAAACACAGTCATATTAAAACCATCTAGTTCAACACCAATCATAGCTGCGAAATTTGTAGAAGTGTTAGAAGAAGTTGGAATTCCCAGTGGAGTAATTAGTTTTCTTCCTGGAAGTGGAGAAGAAGTAGGTGATTATCTTGTTAATCATCCTAAAACCAATCTTATTATATTTACAGGATCAAGGGATGTAGGAATTCGTATTTGGGAACAAGCTGCAAAGGTACATCCAACACAAGCACATTTAAAACGAGCTATCGTTGAATGGGGAGGAAGAGATACGATTATTGTAGATAATGATGTAGATATTGATATGGCTGCTGAAGAACTAATTGCCTCAGCATTTGGATTCTCAGCTCGCAAACGTTTCACTGGATCTCGCGCGATAATACATCAAGATATTTACAAATCATTATTAGAAAGAGTGATTGACCTTACAAATAAATTAAATGTAGGAGACCCTTTTTTTCCAGATAACTACATGGGGCCAGTCACCAATCAAAGAGCCTATCTCCATATCATGTCTTATTTGGAAGTCGGAAAAAAAGAAGGACGTTTAGTTGCTGGAGGTATTGGAGATGATTCTCAAGGCTATTTCGTACGACCAACGATCTTTGCGGATGTTCAACCAGAATCGCGAATTATGCAGGAAGAACTTTTTGGCCCAGTTATCGTTTTCTGTAAAGCAAATGACTTTGAGCAGGCACTAAGTATCGCAAATAATACAAAATACGGTGTAACGGGCGCGCTTATTACCAATAACCATGATCATATGGAACGTGCGAGATATGACTTTCATGTAGAGAATTTATATGTTAATCATAATTGTACGGAGAATGTTTTTGGAAATTATCCATTTGGTAGCTTCAAATCATCGGGAACAGATTCTAAACTGGGAGAACAAAATTATTTACACCTTCATATGAGAGAGAAGGTTGTGTTGAAGAAGTTGTGAGGGTAAAAAGTCATATTGTAGCTTAAAATAGATCATCATGATATGAGAAAATGAATGGTGTTAAGTAAATAATGAGCTTTATTCAGTCATGAAGAACAATGTTGTTAGGATATTTAAGTAACGTCATTAAATATTGGACTATAAGGAGAGGTTCGCAGTGAATGAAGTTAGTAAAAATTTACATAAAGATTTAATTGTTATCGACGGTACATGCCCGTTAGGTCAAGATGAGAAACATATGTTTAGATGGAAAAAGGGTGGAGTTACTGTAATGGCTCCTACCGTCGCTGTTAATGAGAATGCTCAGGAGACAATGTATAAAATAGGAACTTGGTATAAAAGATTTCATACCCATGAATCTCAACTAATGCATATTCGGTCTGTAGATGATATTTATGAGGCAAAACGTTTAAATAAATTAGGGATTTTGTTTCACTTTCAGAACTCTTTGCCAATAGAACGGAATATAGATCTTCTTGCTATTTATCAAAAATTAGGAGTGCGAATAATTCAGCTTTGTTACAATCAAAAAAATCATATTGGTGATGGATGTGATGAAAGAACAGACAGTGGATTAAGTGAATTTGGTGTTCAAGCAATAAAAGAAATGAATCGTTTAGGAATAGTAGTTGATGTATCACATACAGGATATCAAACAACAATGGAAGCGATTGAAATATCTGAGAAGCCAGTGATTGTAAGTCATGCAAATGTACATAAACTTCATCCTGTTGCTAGAAATTTGAAAGATGATCAAATCATTGCTCTAGCCCAAAAAGGTGGAGTTATAGGAATAAATGGATTTCCAGGATTTGTATCAAATAAAAAAAATCCAACACTGGATGATTTTGTCGATCATATTGATTATATTGTGGATTTAGTAGGAATCAATCATGTAGCTATAAGTCTCGACTTTTATGAAGGTATGTCTAGTATTATGAATGATTCTGAAGCTAATCAAGTCTATAATCAGCAACTTTCTGATGGAAGATGGAAAAAAGAGACTTATCCTGAACCGCCTTGGAATTACCCTAATGGATTAACATTGCCAGATGAATTTCCTAATTTAACAAAAATATTGTTAGAAAGAGGATATGACGAAGAAGATATTAGATTAATTATGGGAGAAAATTTTATAAGAGTTTTTAAAGATGTTTGGAATTAAGCTCTAGTTTCTTTGATAACATTAGGAAAGGAGAATTCAATATGCAAAATAAAACTATGTTTCTTTTAATGCTAGTAATTACTTTTATAATTTCTGGATGTAGCCAGACTGAAAATCAAGCAACAAATAAACAAAATAATGAACAAAATTTAAACGTTGCTTTTTCTGGTCAACCTCCATCGCTTGACCCACATATCACAACAGCTACGGAAGCTCTTGAAATTGCAAGGAATATTTTTGAGACCCTTGTTACATTGAATGAAAATTATGAACCTGTTCCTATGTTGGCAGAGTCGGTTGAAAGCAGTGAAGATGGGAAAGTATACACATTCCATTTGCGTGAAGGAGTAAATTTCCATAATGGTGAAGAAATGACATCAGAGGATGTTGTTGCTTCGATGAATAGATGGCTGGAAAAAGCCTCTGTAGCTATCACATTTTTACCAGGAGCAACTTTTGAAGCAGAAGGGTTACATACAGTAGTGTTGAAATTGGAAGAACCTGCAACAGATGTACTGGATATAATGGCTGGAAGAAGTCAATTTCCTGCTATTATGCCAAAAGATATAATAGATTCTGCCCCTGCTGAAGGTGTTTCAGAAATTGTGGGTACAGGTCCATTCGAGCTTAAGGAGTGGAAGCAAGATCAACATATTCATTTAAAGAAATTTGATAATTATTCAATGTTGGATGAAGAACCGAGTGGATTAGCAGGAAGAAAAGAAGTATTTTTCGATAATGTATATTTCAAGGTTGTTTCAGATTCTTCTACTAGATTAGCAGGCCTTGAAACAGGGGAATATGATGTTGCTATCCAAATCCCTCATAATAACTTTGAGAAAGTTAATAATTTACCAAATGTGAACGTTTACCTTGATTATTCTGGAACAAATAATGTTTACTATAATCGAAAAGAAGGACCTATGGCAAATGAGAAAATGAGACAAGCAGTGAATATAGCATTAGATCTTGATGAAATTATGTTAGCTGCATTTGCTGATGAAGAATTGTATGAGGTAGATCATAATTATATGAAGCCCGACCAAACAAATTGGAACGGTGAATCTGGTAAAGAATCTTTTAATCAAAAGGATACTGAAAGAGCAAAAGAGCTTTTAAAAGAAGCAGAATATAATGGTGAAGAGCTTATATTGTTAACAAGTAGAACATATGATTATCAATATAATTCTTCAGTAGTATTAAAAGAACAGTTAGAACAGATAGGAGTTAATATTAAATTAGAAGATTATGATTGGACAGGGTATCAGGATAGAAGAAATGACTTATCAAAATGGGATCTAGTGTCTGTTGGTGGGCAAGGACTACTTACGACTCCGTCACAATTATTAGCATTAGACTCTGCATTTGCTAGTGGTTCAGATCATCCAAAAATCACTGAACTTTTAAAGTTAATAAGAACTGCTGAAACTCAGGATAAAGCAAGAGAGCATTGGGATGAACTACAAGGGTTTCTGTGGAATGAATATGTACCAATTACAATTTATGGTCATCAAAATTCAATTGTAGGTACAACTAGTAAATTGGAAGACTTATCTGTTTTGCAGGGTCCGATATTTTGGAATACTAGAATGGCAGAATAGAATATTTTTAACTTCAAATGATGATTCCCATCTAGATATTTAGATGGGAATTCATATATCTATTTTAGGTGATTTGTGGGTTTTAAATATAAAAGTAACTGTTATTTGATCTGGTTTTAAAAGGAGAAGAAAGTAAATGAATTTATTAGAAAAGGAATCTAAGTTATTACATAAAAAAACTTTACTAGCCGAACTTCATTCAGATTATCCAGTAGACCTTATTCGTAGAAAACGATCTGGTGAAGAAAATGTATTAAGAAGAATATGGTTTCCTAAAATAGCAGAGGGAGGTGTCAATGTATCTAATTTTATAGTGGGTGGCGATACATTGGCATCAGGTAAAACAGTAGAAGATGTTTTAGAGGCTATTTCTTATTTAGACTCGGAAATAAGTTTAGATAAGCAAATAGAAATTTCAAAAACAGTAAATGAGATTAGAGACAACTTTTCAAAAGGGAAGACTTCAATAATTTTAGGTCTAGAAGGTGTTACCCCTATAGGAACAAAAATAACAAATTTACAGGCTTTTTATAAGCTGGGACTTAGAATTGCTCAGTTAACTTGGAATAAAAGAAATATGGCTGCTGATGGATTCGCTGAAAGTCGAACAAGAGGAGGGCTAACACATTTCGGAGTGGAGCTAGTGAAAGAAATGAATAGATTAGGAATTATGATAGACATGTCCCATCTTTCTCCCCAAGGAGTGTCAGATGTTTTGCAGACATCCAGAGATCCTGTGATTTGTTCACACTCAAATTGCCTTAGTCTATGTAACCATCCTCGTAATATAGATGATGAAACAATAAAAAAGATAGCTGATAAAGGTGGATTAGTTGGAGTTGCTTTTTATCCTAAATATTTACGTAATGACTGGCAACATACTAGTTTAGATGATGTAATTACACATATAGATTATCTAAAATCGCTTGTTGGTGAAGATTATATAGGTTTAGGTCCAGATTTTATTCATTTTTCACCAGAGCTAATTCATGAATCACCTATCCCAAATTATCCTGAGGGTCTTCAAGAGGTTGATCAATTACCCAATTTGACTGTGGAGTTAGTGAGAAGAGGTTATACGGAAACTTCTATTGAAAAGATATTTGGTGCTAATTTTCTTAGAATTGCAGAAGAGATTTGGGGAGAATGACATATAAATAATTTCACTAGCGTCGCATTAAAAAACAAAAGTATAAAGTAAAATACTGAATTTTCTTTAACTATATTTTTCCATAAAAAAATCCTTTATAATGGGGTTTGGTAGTAAACTATCCAAATCCAATATAAAGGACATACACATGGATAAGTTTACACGAAAAACATCATTTGAACAATGGTTTTCACCGATTTCGACTGAACTTTTTAATGAAATGGTTGGAAACTTTCAATTAGATTACTATACAAAGAAGCTTTATATGGCGCCATTCATGAAGTTACTGCTGTTTGCGCAACTTCATGGTACCGAAAGTTTACGGGCGTTAGCTGACGCTGTTTTTTCAGATGATCTTCAAAAAGCAGTTGGGTTTGAATCCATTAGCTTTTCACAATTAGGCAGAAGACTAAATGAAGTGCCTACTTCTTTTTTTGAAGCCATCTTCTTAAATCTAGTAGCGAAAATTCATGAAAAAACAGACTTTCAGCACAGAAGAAAAACGTCTACACCTTGGATGTTGATTGATTCTACCACATTACCTTTAAATTTAACGAATCACAGATGGGCTGAATTCC contains the following coding sequences:
- a CDS encoding dipeptidase — protein: MNLLEKESKLLHKKTLLAELHSDYPVDLIRRKRSGEENVLRRIWFPKIAEGGVNVSNFIVGGDTLASGKTVEDVLEAISYLDSEISLDKQIEISKTVNEIRDNFSKGKTSIILGLEGVTPIGTKITNLQAFYKLGLRIAQLTWNKRNMAADGFAESRTRGGLTHFGVELVKEMNRLGIMIDMSHLSPQGVSDVLQTSRDPVICSHSNCLSLCNHPRNIDDETIKKIADKGGLVGVAFYPKYLRNDWQHTSLDDVITHIDYLKSLVGEDYIGLGPDFIHFSPELIHESPIPNYPEGLQEVDQLPNLTVELVRRGYTETSIEKIFGANFLRIAEEIWGE
- the pruA gene encoding L-glutamate gamma-semialdehyde dehydrogenase, yielding MTYLYKREPFTDFTLSQNKKEFQNTLEKIEKELGVHHDILIDGERITTIDKITSFNPANKYEIVGTVGKADTDLAETAIMSARKSFQVWRDWQVKDRAGILFRTAAIIRYRKHEFSAYLVKESGKSWQEADADVARGIDFMEYYGRQMIDLEEREEINRSLIKYNQYLYQPLGIAVTISSSYFPFSTMVQTTVAPLVTGNTVILKPSSSTPIIAAKFVEVLEEVGIPSGVISFLPGSGEEVGDYLVNHPKTNLIIFTGSRDVGIRIWEQAAKVHPTQAHLKRAIVEWGGRDTIIVDNDVDIDMAAEELIASAFGFSARKRFTGSRAIIHQDIYKSLLERVIDLTNKLNVGDPFFPDNYMGPVTNQRAYLHIMSYLEVGKKEGRLVAGGIGDDSQGYFVRPTIFADVQPESRIMQEELFGPVIVFCKANDFEQALSIANNTKYGVTGALITNNHDHMERARYDFHVENLYVNHNCTENVFGNYPFGSFKSSGTDSKLGEQNYLHLHMREKVVLKKL
- a CDS encoding dipeptidase, encoding MNEVSKNLHKDLIVIDGTCPLGQDEKHMFRWKKGGVTVMAPTVAVNENAQETMYKIGTWYKRFHTHESQLMHIRSVDDIYEAKRLNKLGILFHFQNSLPIERNIDLLAIYQKLGVRIIQLCYNQKNHIGDGCDERTDSGLSEFGVQAIKEMNRLGIVVDVSHTGYQTTMEAIEISEKPVIVSHANVHKLHPVARNLKDDQIIALAQKGGVIGINGFPGFVSNKKNPTLDDFVDHIDYIVDLVGINHVAISLDFYEGMSSIMNDSEANQVYNQQLSDGRWKKETYPEPPWNYPNGLTLPDEFPNLTKILLERGYDEEDIRLIMGENFIRVFKDVWN
- a CDS encoding ABC transporter substrate-binding protein; translation: MQNKTMFLLMLVITFIISGCSQTENQATNKQNNEQNLNVAFSGQPPSLDPHITTATEALEIARNIFETLVTLNENYEPVPMLAESVESSEDGKVYTFHLREGVNFHNGEEMTSEDVVASMNRWLEKASVAITFLPGATFEAEGLHTVVLKLEEPATDVLDIMAGRSQFPAIMPKDIIDSAPAEGVSEIVGTGPFELKEWKQDQHIHLKKFDNYSMLDEEPSGLAGRKEVFFDNVYFKVVSDSSTRLAGLETGEYDVAIQIPHNNFEKVNNLPNVNVYLDYSGTNNVYYNRKEGPMANEKMRQAVNIALDLDEIMLAAFADEELYEVDHNYMKPDQTNWNGESGKESFNQKDTERAKELLKEAEYNGEELILLTSRTYDYQYNSSVVLKEQLEQIGVNIKLEDYDWTGYQDRRNDLSKWDLVSVGGQGLLTTPSQLLALDSAFASGSDHPKITELLKLIRTAETQDKAREHWDELQGFLWNEYVPITIYGHQNSIVGTTSKLEDLSVLQGPIFWNTRMAE